A stretch of the Oenococcus sp. UCMA 16435 genome encodes the following:
- a CDS encoding PTS sugar transporter subunit IIC, which translates to MSGNILLWQVIILTFYSMYQIIDDLTFISSLAQPVWAGLITGVVMGDMTKGLIIGGSLQLTVLGVGTFGGASKIDANSGTILATAFSISSGMNAQTAVAAIGVPVASLMIETDVLGRLTNTYFQHRIDRTIEEENYHAFERNYLYGAIPWALSRGIPVFIALQFGGGIVTEIVKVLDTQMVWLSNGLATAGALLPAVGFSILLRYLPVKKHFAYLILGFTLTALLTTVFTNVQTLGTAMAKVSSSFSNNFSALPMVAISLIGFSFALNAYKRDVGNLPPSEDSQQDRPSQSAQIDPKNNNDEDGEINGDED; encoded by the coding sequence ATGAGTGGGAATATCTTGCTTTGGCAAGTGATTATATTAACTTTTTATTCTATGTATCAGATTATTGATGATCTGACTTTTATTTCTTCGTTGGCCCAGCCAGTTTGGGCCGGTTTGATAACGGGTGTTGTTATGGGGGATATGACAAAGGGATTGATTATTGGAGGAAGCCTTCAACTGACAGTCCTTGGCGTTGGAACTTTTGGCGGAGCTTCGAAAATAGATGCAAATTCAGGCACAATTTTAGCGACGGCTTTTTCCATTAGTTCAGGAATGAATGCTCAAACTGCCGTTGCCGCAATTGGTGTTCCAGTGGCTTCTTTGATGATCGAAACGGATGTTTTGGGCAGACTTACGAATACTTATTTTCAACATCGTATAGATAGAACGATTGAAGAAGAAAATTATCACGCTTTTGAACGAAACTATTTATACGGTGCAATTCCCTGGGCACTATCGCGTGGAATTCCGGTTTTTATCGCGTTACAGTTCGGTGGCGGCATTGTTACCGAAATTGTGAAGGTACTTGATACGCAAATGGTTTGGTTAAGTAATGGACTTGCAACGGCTGGTGCTTTGCTTCCAGCGGTTGGCTTTTCGATCCTACTTCGCTATCTTCCTGTTAAAAAACATTTTGCTTATTTGATTTTAGGATTTACCTTAACCGCTCTTTTAACTACAGTCTTCACAAATGTTCAAACATTAGGAACTGCCATGGCGAAAGTTTCGAGCAGTTTTTCGAATAATTTCAGCGCCCTTCCGATGGTTGCTATTTCTCTAATTGGTTTTTCATTTGCTTTGAACGCTTATAAACGGGATGTCGGTAACTTACCGCCTTCTGAAGATTCACAACAGGACCGGCCTTCACAGTCGGCACAAATTGATCCGAAAAATAATAACGATGAGGATGGTGAAATCAATGGCGACGAAGACTAA